A region of the Styela clava chromosome 1, kaStyClav1.hap1.2, whole genome shotgun sequence genome:
cttgttatttttgatCGTTACATAATTAATATATTGGTATTTCCAGTtttcaagtatgatttaaacgagaataacgaaaattttgactttttctacgcaccgcaggtacaaaaaGTCAGATTTACAGACTTTCAATAGTGAttcaatttttctataaaaaCTCAGAAAACATCAAGTATACAAAGCAGTTTTAACTGTGTACTGAAGATAGGAAGATACGGCAAGTTTTTTTTCTTCAGGCATCTATTTAACATCTACATGTAGGCCTTGCAATCCCCCTACCCAAATTGTAGCCCCATAAATCTGAATTCGGGCCTTAATATAGTAGCCGCATGCAATTCATCTCTTAATTAATGCATCGTCAACTCATTTTCCCTTTCTGTTTACCTTAAGATGAACCTATGTAATCCACTTACTCTTTTCTCTATAACTTGCATGGATGCTAGGACTTCCTCCTTTGATGGTTTCTCATTAAAAACATCTCTATCGCCATCTGTTGATTGAATTTCATCAGGTGCACGTTTTGTAAACTAAAAACGAGAGAGGAATTCCTCCCCAATAAGAAAGTTAATTGATTTAGGTAAGAAATTTTAATTAGTACTGCGTACATTTTACAGTTGTAATGCGATATATCAGCTGTCCGTAGAgtcctaaatttttttttataaatgcaaagggaatttatcgataccatatattgttttggccttcacGGATGTATTAAAtggagtaaaaatacttaaacaattactgattaaaaacaaaccAACCTGGTTAAGATGAATCGAGAAccaacttcataacaaaattgaaattgtaaagggataTTATGGACACCTGTATATTTATGCATGCAATATGACCTATTCAAACAGAAGCCAATTGCAAGTCTTACTAGCTATTTATTACAGATTGAACAACAAACTGAAACAGCGCTTTTACGTTCCATAGCGCCgtaaaaaaatatcgaaatttcGTATCGAGTTCCTCATTCAGTTTTACTTTCTTACCATGTAAAATCTATTTTTCTTATATGCTGTACAAAACAAGGTTGGATCGTTTTCTGGTTCTTGAAGGCCAGGATTATCGGATAATTTCATGTCAACAGTTATCGCGGATTGTCGCTTCTTTGGTGCTCCTTGGTATAAGGAAATATGGAGAATCCTGATGTTTTCAGACTTTCCAATGAATCTGACACATCTGGAATGTTGTTTGGTGTTTGAAAGATTTCAATTTAGAAATAACAATATTACCTGTGATTGGATGACATTTTTCTATGTTATCAAATAAAGAGCAAGCATCTTGCTTTTTTCTCATCAGACCTCTAATCACGGCCCCATGTTGCCCACGGGCCAAATGCGGCACGCAAGGAAAAATTCGTTCAGctcgcggagaagtgccaattttaaataGATGTTCgtcccgcgaaacgagtttttaatttagtttaatctggtacgtttGAGTATTTCCGATCCCTTTGTGTCGCAATTCGCAAAGGCTATACcagagtccaatttattatgaTCTATGCCTATGATGTTACTGCTGGCTTGTGCAAAAGGAACAaggcatgtcataagatcaataaccaaaattgttgtgcctgcaactactaggaAGTCTATGTTAAATAACGTTGCGGCCTGCGGTTTCACCCAGCTTTTCGTATCTGGCCCTCGTGTATTAatggttgcacacccctgacaATAGTACATACATCGTAAATACCTGTTTGTATGTAGATTAATCAGCTTCACGCCAAACATTGTACCATACATCAAAAAATTGCTTGTTTCATCAAAAATTAGGTTACTCAGTCCAAAACTGTcctgtaaatataaaaaaaattagtatcATCCTCAACAACGCTAAAGCCACAAAAGAGCTGTGGCCAAGGAGTGACTATTGATGatcataaaagtaataaaaggCAAGTTAtaactaataaaatatattgggACAATTCCATATGTACGATGTATACTGAATTtccaaatttataattaaagATTAAACACACAATTTTCTGGCAAAGGAAGTCGTCAAAGACAGCAATCTtaccaaaaaaaacaaaataagccAGCAagccggcgctccagaagtgtgtaatacggaggtaactaattttgttcgcatactttacatcaagttgtgtaaagggattgaaacctatgggcagaaggtatattcaattggctaacacagacagtgtGAAAATGATGtggactaaaatgaggaaagtcggaataaatatatggcctaaccctaacctggtacacacactacgggagtacctacaATTTCACAGCAAAACGAAGCTGTGCAGAACCAAAACCAGTAATCgtattaataaaaacataagAAGCCCGACTCCACAATATTGCCAGCAAATCCTGCATTATTTCCTTCTCAAACTCGGGGAATTCAAACTTATTAACAAACTTACTGGCAATTTTTCAAGTTCTCTTTCCACAGCTATCCTTCTACCAAACTCCATATTCGCAAGTTGTGCTTTTGattgttgcatttcaacaaaTGTCTGTAAAGTAAAGTAACATGTCTAACAGTTATCACATTGAAACTAATTGTAATGAAATTATAGGTTAATGATGTTGGGCTCAAATAACTTCGCTGGAACAGAACtaacaaaaacattttaagCTTTTTGACTAAGTAGAGAAAATACGGCTGCTTTGTCATTTTTTCCTTAGTAATTTAGCGGAAAACTCATTACATTATGATTTTGAAATGAAACAATCGAATGATGTATCCAAAGTCAAGAAGCAGCTGCGGTCCAAATGTAATACTCGAAAGGTACTCGGATTTGGAcggcggtccgccagttgagtgaCCCTGATATCacataattatttaatttacaatccgtaaaaaaacaaaaatacacttACATTTAAAGATTCATTGAAAACACGAGAGAGTTTAGCCGacagaaaatgaaaaacgtAAGCCTTTCTATTCGCTGTCAAGCAAGCAAAGAATGCTCCATTTGGAGATGTAGCTATTGAGTGAGCGTAAGTTTTGTTCTTGGCAAGCTCATATAAATCTGTATCAGTTTTGAACTTGAATTTAACGACTCCAGATGGGAATTTGAAGTCTTTTTCTTGACCTAAACAAagataaaaatctttttttttttcaaaatgaaatgcTAGTTAATTGATGAAGCAAgaataaaattcattcaatttgaatattgtaattttGGCAACTAGCACTTTTCCAGTTGGCTGAGCATGACCTCTGACTTGTGATGTCATCAGTAACACAGAGTCCCAATCAAAAACAAGTAGAATTCGTTAATTTCAATAATCTGTTAATTtgacatgataaaaatatccaaAACTTCATTCAATATCTAGTAGTTTTATACATGGCACTAGTTTGCACCTTTCTCTCCAAACAAAACCCTGTGCAAGCATCAGATATATCACAATATATTGGGAAGCTAATATTTTTAGAACTGGAATCTCTCCAGTTCGGCATTGCCTGCTCAATCTATTATACTTTGGGTGGGGTGACAGAAGTAGGATTTGACACTGTGATGTGTAACATGCAATGCTCACACAGTCAAATGTTTTTAACCGTTACGCCATCcatgttatttaaaaaaaaaatcttaccaAACCAATATTCCAGCATTCCTTGTCTGTCACAAGATATCGCGATTCTATTTATCGGATCGTATTTGATAGCTGTGACTGGTTTTCCGTGTAGTTTGTCTAAGACGTGGAGTGGTTCATGCGTTCCccttgaataaaatatgaaatgtaaaatgTGCCGAAGACTTAATTTTCCATTAAGATTAGCTACAATTATGCATCTCCTCTATACAAGTGTCTAGCGATGAgtttatgttttaaaaaaataatcccGATTCGGCACTGCATACTAAATTTTATCCCATCTCTGGCAGAAATAGAGCTTGAACTTAGCAATTTGTGACGCCAACATGACTATGACGCGACGCTAGAATTGTAATATATGTATAAATACACACGACTAGCACTCTAGCTCTGCTACACACAAGTACTGTAAACAATACAATTCCGCAGAATTTCTCCCTGATTGGGAAGCGCTAGTCTATGCTCGTCTgctaataaatttcaaaatatccacCCCACTGACCTTCCATCGTATATTCTGATTATTCCCGAATCCTTTTCAGCAACTGCAACCGCTGGAAGATGAGATCCTGGGGACATAATCCACTCACATACACTTGGTGTATACCTTGAAAAAGGTGAAAATATGTCGAATAAAACATATATCCTTCAGCTCGCAAGAACGCATAGAATTGTGTCTAAATTTACAGCTTCTTAGGGAATACACGTGACCTCGCTTAGAGCAAATtccttaaaaaaatttatattaggAAAAAGATTATGTGCAAACAAGaagattgttttattttgttggaTTCACAGTATTGGGATATATTTAATTGCAAATTGAATAGTAATTTATCCTTTTGCAAGACCCAGCAGAAACTTGTTCAGAATGCGATAAAGAAATAACAATTCCTACCCAAGTTTGATCATATTtatcatatcaaaatttatGACATCAAAAACTTTCATAGCTTGATCTTCTGCTACCGTACACATCAATTCTCCACCGCAGTTCACAGCCATGCATGTTATTGCTTTTAGATGCGCCCtatagaaataataaaaatgatgaaatagaAAACTTAAGCCAGAGAATGCACAGGATAAAAACAAATGTGCAGTATCCACGGATAAATTCTGAAcacaatataatataaatagtaCAGTAACTTGTAGGACAGTTGGGGCTAATAGGCAGAGCAACAGCCAGAGGGTACATGATGTAACAGCACTACAGCAGTAATGGTGAAGTATACATAATTGTTTATGCAAGGGAGTTTACATGATGAAACAACACAACAATACAGGCAACACTTAGGTACTTACAATggatatatacaaatttaaaaaaaaatgtttgaagtTCATATTCATGAAGAACCCTTGAGTGACTGATACCATAATGGTTCCCAAAGCGCGGTATACGCTGAAATACTCGGCCGTAATCGTGGCGACTGTTTCATAAGGTatggaaaattttcaattttgaaccccCCCTCCCTTTCGAAAATCCTGACTGCGTGCCTGGCTGATTTTTCTCATTCCCTTGGCCGaaagcctaaccctaacctggtacacacactacaggagtacccattttcTTATATGGTATGAATTGTCCCATTTCGGAAAAATAATGGTAAAAAGAGAAGAATATGTTTGAATATGATAATTCAATCATTTCCTGCATTCAAATGAAGGcg
Encoded here:
- the LOC120335145 gene encoding peptidylprolyl isomerase domain and WD repeat-containing protein 1-like; translated protein: MSASNSESGGSDEDTKEKITNEELQDSNKRKIEEPENDEWVGPLPSEAVKTKKRKVLEYEQVFLHNLPSTDRYERSYMHRDALTHVAVAKSDFIITTSIDGHVKFWKKKDIGIEFVKHFRAHLKAITCMAVNCGGELMCTVAEDQAMKVFDVINFDMINMIKLGYTPSVCEWIMSPGSHLPAVAVAEKDSGIIRIYDGRGTHEPLHVLDKLHGKPVTAIKYDPINRIAISCDRQGMLEYWFGQEKDFKFPSGVVKFKFKTDTDLYELAKNKTYAHSIATSPNGAFFACLTANRKAYVFHFLSAKLSRVFNESLNTFVEMQQSKAQLANMEFGRRIAVERELEKLPDSFGLSNLIFDETSNFLMYGTMFGVKLINLHTNRCVRFIGKSENIRILHISLYQGAPKKRQSAITVDMKLSDNPGLQEPENDPTLFCTAYKKNRFYMFTKRAPDEIQSTDGDRDVFNEKPSKEEVLASMQVIEKRVSDKAIIHTTVGDVHIKLFMNECPKTVENFCVHSRDGYYNGHIFHRVIKGFMIQTGDPLGSGTGGESIWGGEFEDEFHPSLRHDRPYTLSMANAGPNTNGSQFFVTVVPTPWLDNKHTVFGRVVKGMDVIQNISLAKTHPKTDKPYDDISIVNVSVK